The following proteins come from a genomic window of Plasmodium vivax chromosome 3, whole genome shotgun sequence:
- a CDS encoding hypothetical protein (encoded by transcript PVX_096055A) has protein sequence MKGIMNGSLYLRKISLCSIFVLAYLSSAKCAYRDESDILYSDDSRSDLASNGAPTDSYESLTASSESLAESNDAPSNSYESFPEIRENLTASEESLTSCEESLTGSNESLTGSNESLTGSNESLTGSNESLTGSNESLTESRESLEASRESLRASRESLAASRESLNDFCGSEESVAFEGEPNEKTFMGDVLSGGECENSLSREDLFHIEVGSEESLDDASKYNFQKDLSTSDNSSFEDDQSLKRGLKRNSSVSSLDSDMGSYKNKSYRHRLDIYSDLPRRPIHGDNAPQEKEKCLDFKELLERERNNHQRNSVNIKLKNIYGEEQLYNVKKDSFIVKLIYYLPFGPIVTMIMIGFILLWSTPWTGFIFIGCSSIILPALLYAMHSNKKQFERVFGKGRKKPMKVKKGGGKISRFFKEVDKFLFDDLDGY, from the exons ATGAAAGGAATAATGAATGGTTCCCTTTATTTAAGGAAAATTTCCCTGTGTTCTATTTTCGTATTGGCATATCTCAGTTCTGCTAAG TGCGCGTACCGAGACGAATCTGACATATTGTACAGCGACGACTCCAGATCCGATTTAGCAAGCAACGGGGCACCCACCGACAGCTACGAATCTTTAACAGCAAGTAGTGAGTCTCTAGCAGAAAGCAACGATGCACCCAGCAACAGCTATGAATCTTTTCCAGAAATTAGAGAAAATCTAACCGCAAGTGAGGAATCCCTAACATCATGTGAGGAATCCCTAACAGGAAGTAATGAATCCCTAACAGGAAGTAATGAATCCCTAACAGGAAGTAATGAATCCCTAACAGGAAGTAATGAATCCCTAACAGGAAGTAATGAATCCCTAACAGAAAGTAGAGAATCTCTAGAGGCCAGTAGAGAATCGCTAAGAGCAAGTAGAGAGTCTCTAGCGGCCAGTAGAGAATCCCTGAACGACTTTTGTGGGAGCGAAGAATCAGTAGCATTCGAAGGAGAGCCAAATGAAAAGACATTCATGGGAGACGTCTTAAGTGGTGGAGAATGTGAGAATAGTCTCTCAAGAGAAGATTTATTTCATATAGAAGTAGGATCCGAAGAATCGCTAGATGATGCctcaaaatataatttccaAAAGGATTTATCAACTAGCGATAATAGTTCATTCGAAGATGATCAGTCATTGAAAAGGGGACTCAAAAGGAACAGCTCAGTATCTAGTCTGGACAGCGATATgggaagttataaaaataaaagttatagACACAGATTGGATATATATTCGGACCTACCTAGAAGGCCAATACATGGGGATAATGCACCacaagaaaaggagaaatgtCTGGATTTCAAAGAACTTCTAGAGAGAGAAAGGAACAACCACCAAAGGAATagtgtaaatataaaattaaaaaatatatacggAGAAGAACAATTGTATAATGTGAAGAAAGATAGctttattgtaaaattgaTATACTATTTGCCGTTTGGCCCAATTGTTACAATGATAATGATAGGCTTTATTCTACTCTGGTCAACGCCCTGGActggttttatttttatagggTGTAGCTCTATTATATTACCAGCTTTGTTATACGCGATGCAttcaaacaaaaaacaattcGAACGTGTATttggaaaagggagaaaaaagccaatgaaggtaaaaaaaggaggcggGAAAATATCTagattttttaaagaagtaGACAAATTCTTGTTTGACGATTTGGATGGTTATTAA